A stretch of Mytilus edulis chromosome 11, xbMytEdul2.2, whole genome shotgun sequence DNA encodes these proteins:
- the LOC139494465 gene encoding zinc finger protein 845-like, which produces MSQKHKRTDGKDLSFMCEVCGKRFGQSGHLQRHMRTHTGDKPFKCDECDKEFLQKCDIEKHMRTHTGDKPYKCDVCGTQFSMGQHLKGHMRIHTGDKPHECKVCGKAFSSSHNLKRHGKIHTGDKPYKCGDCGKEFSRDMHLKRHINTHTGDKPFKCTVCGRGFGDNGNLQRHIRTHTGDKPHKCDKCDKEFIQSNDLQKHMRSHTGDKPYKCDVCGKWFTQSTSRDKHVRTHTGDLLTLWSITENSDFSNEDWITRYRAGGYNVPKLIFVIAGHSDKTKDVNSQRKRRKKMSDTFSDKPHDCTVCGKGFGTSQILQNHMKINTVEKPYECTVKLSDTFSDKPYECTVCGKGFGTSQSLQKHEKIHTGEKPYKCTVCDKRFGVSDYLRDHMRLHTGEKPHECTVCGKNFSLRNYLNRHMKIHTGEKPHECIVCGKRFSMSNPLKKHMRVHTGEKPHECTLCGRGFTRRTQVKEHMRIHTGEKPHKCTECDKEFISSNQLTKHMKIHSSDPGDKPHECTVCGKVFSSIPYLERHEYIHTEYKPYKCGECGKEFSQEQSLIQHFFVHSPNKPL; this is translated from the exons ATGTCTCAGAAACATAAAAGAACAGACGGGAAGGATCTATCTTTTATGTGTGAAGTTTGTGGAAAAAGGTTTGGCCAGAGTGGACACTTacagagacacatgagaacacacacAGGTGACAAACCTTTTAAATGTGACGAATGTGATAAAGAATTTTTACAAAAGTGTGACATAGAGaaacacatgagaacacatactggtgataaaccttataaatgtgatgttTGTGGTACACAATTTAGTATGGGTCAGCACTTAAAGGGGCACATGCGAATACACACTGGCGATAAACCCCATGAGTGTAAAGTATGTGGCAAAGCGTTTAGTTCGAGTCACAATTTAAAAAGACATGGGAAAATTCACACTGGAGATAAACCGTATAAATGTGGTGATTGTGGAAAAGAGTTTAGTAGGGATATGCACCTTAAAAGACACATCAATACACATACTGGTGATAAACCTTTTAAATGTACTGTATGCGGGAGAGGATTTGGTGATAATGGAAATTTACAAAGGCACATTAGAACACACACTGGTGATAAACCACACAAATGTGACAAATGTGACAAAGAATTCATTCAAAGTAATGACTTGCAGAAACATATGAGATCCCATACTGGagataaaccttataaatgtgatgtgTGTGGGAAATGGTTTACTCAAAGTACTAGCAGAGATAAACATGTACGAACACACACTGGTGATT TATTGACATTGTGGTCAATCACAGAAAACAGTGACTTTTCGAATGAAGATTGGATTACTAGATATCGAGCCGGAGGTTATAATGTACCGAAGCTTATTTTTGTG ATTGCAGGACATTCTGATAAAACAAAGGACGTCAATTcacaaagaaaacgaagaaaaaaaatgtcagacaCATTTAGTGATAAACCCCATGACTGTAcagtatgtggtaaagggtttggTACGAGtcagattttacaaaatcatatgaaaataaatactGTTGAAAAACCCTATGAATGTACTGTAAAATTGTCGGACACATTTAGTGATAAACCCTATGAATGTACAGTATGCGGTAAAGGGTTTGGTACAAGTCAGAGTTTACAAAAACATGAGAAAATACATACTGGCGAAAAACCCTATAAATGTACGGTATGCGATAAAAGGTTTGGTGTGAGTGATTATTTGAGGGATCATATGAGATTACATACTGGTGAAAAACCCCATGAGTGTACAGTCTGCGGTAAAAACTTTAGTTTGAGAAATTACTTAAATAGGCACATGAAAATACATACTGGTGAAAAGCCCCATGAATGTATAGTATGTGGTAAAAGGTTTAGTATGAGTAATCCCTTGAAGAAGCACATGAGAGTACATACGGGTGAAAAACCCCATGAATGTACATTATGTGGTAGAGGGTTTACTAGGAGAACTCAAGTGAAGGAGCACATGCGAATACATACTGGTGAAAAACCACATAAATGTACAGAATGCGATAAAGAATTTATTTCAAGTAACCAACTAACGAAGCACATGAAAATACATTCTAGTGATCCTGGGGACAAACCCCATGAGTGTACAGTATGCGGCAAAGTGTTCAGTTCGATTCCATACTTAGAGAGACATGAGTATATACATACTGAAtataaaccttataaatgtggAGAATGTGGTAAAGAGTTTAGTCAGGAACAGAGCTTAATACAACATTTTTTTGTGCATTCTCCAAACAAACCTTTATAA